One stretch of Acidimicrobiia bacterium DNA includes these proteins:
- a CDS encoding HEAT repeat domain-containing protein: MTPEADRDEARREVAARGLTPAAVTHLTRDALGTIDLVALAPAKKLLKQFFSDAPWRTNDDDALAALVGTGDGWWHHELDQDFVLEFGWRDGAFRLDVARRPTPGDTFESPVVPEATPNPRTIRFVTPKLHDGPSRWYESAVGVDDPRVARVFADFDDVANVLVGPDFVAVGLRRPDRWEQLLDPMLRAITTEFTAPAAALDTEAATDAESTDDFAHPEPAPDKGSALERAWKELGSLRPEQPGDRDVILAAAASPNTAARQVAARLLVDADTEIAHREWSRLLQDPSRRVRRAVVDAMVDAARPALRALLEGALDDVDAWTRWKALRGLVDLGLEPSRAAVSPLAEDTDFRVRLEAANALRGTGTS, from the coding sequence GTGACGCCGGAAGCTGATCGCGACGAGGCGAGACGTGAGGTCGCGGCCCGCGGGCTCACACCCGCCGCAGTCACGCACCTCACGCGCGACGCGCTCGGAACCATCGATCTCGTGGCGTTGGCGCCGGCGAAGAAGCTGCTCAAGCAATTCTTCTCGGACGCGCCGTGGCGGACGAACGACGACGATGCGCTCGCCGCGCTCGTTGGTACCGGCGATGGCTGGTGGCATCACGAACTGGACCAAGACTTCGTGCTCGAGTTCGGCTGGCGCGACGGCGCGTTCCGGCTCGACGTCGCACGACGACCCACGCCCGGCGACACCTTCGAGAGTCCGGTGGTTCCCGAGGCGACTCCGAACCCGCGCACGATCCGCTTCGTCACGCCGAAGCTCCACGACGGGCCGAGCCGGTGGTACGAGTCGGCGGTCGGCGTCGACGACCCGCGTGTCGCGCGCGTGTTCGCCGACTTCGACGACGTTGCCAACGTGCTCGTCGGCCCCGACTTCGTCGCCGTCGGGCTCCGTCGTCCCGATCGGTGGGAACAGCTGCTCGACCCGATGCTGCGCGCCATCACGACCGAGTTCACGGCTCCGGCCGCGGCTCTCGACACCGAGGCCGCGACCGACGCCGAGAGCACCGACGACTTCGCGCACCCGGAACCCGCGCCCGATAAGGGGAGCGCCCTCGAACGGGCGTGGAAGGAGCTCGGGTCGCTGCGACCCGAGCAGCCGGGCGACCGCGACGTCATCCTCGCCGCCGCCGCGTCGCCGAACACTGCCGCCCGCCAGGTCGCGGCTCGCCTCCTCGTCGACGCGGACACCGAGATCGCGCACCGGGAATGGAGCCGGCTCCTTCAAGACCCGAGCCGCCGCGTCAGGCGCGCGGTGGTCGATGCGATGGTCGATGCCGCGCGGCCCGCGCTGCGCGCGCTCCTCGAAGGTGCGCTCGACGATGTCGACGCGTGGACACGCTGGAAAGCACTGCGCGGGCTCGTCGACCTCGGCCTCGAGCCCAGCCGCGCCGCCGTCTCGCCGCTCGCCGAGGACACCGACTTCCGCGTCCGGCTCGAAGCGGCCAACGCACTGCGCGGAACCGGCACGAGCTGA
- a CDS encoding GH92 family glycosyl hydrolase produces the protein MITHRRLLAVVLVVAFIAAACSGGAGHRAAGGSESSAVVSPSTLVDPFMGTGVGGTAVGHIDDSPAADLPFGMIQWGPDTAPHRADGGGYSSGDTAISGFSLTHLNGPGCAGLGDVPILPTVGAIAGSPETTTDRFTHESERAAPGRYAVRLTDPGVDVALAVTTRSGIGRFVFPPTASANLLVKVADSAVPAQRAHAVVVGDREIDGWVESGQFCDAIGTYRLAFVARFDRPFTRVATWRGTASQPGARSVDGPHTGIAITFDTRSSRTVGMSVGVSFVSIAGARANLAAELHGRGLGAVERAGTARWDAMLGHIAIAGGRAADRRTFYSAFYRSLLHPNVFSDDDGRYPGMDGRVHVARGWTQYTNFSEWDVYRSQIPLVALVAPDTVGQMVHSLLADYEQIGRLPKWAYTDVETGEMNGDAADPIIAEAYAFGARNFDANEALQAMVRGATTVGTGLGWDVERQDLDEYLARGWVQVDRRDRTSFDYTIGGSETLEYAIDDSAIATFASAIGDAHTAATFRARAGNWRHLFNPATGYLAARDADGRFPNGPAFQGSPLPGIGQDGWEEGNSIQYTWSVPQDLRGLFDAMGGNAVAVRKLDSFFRELNTSRKQPYDWAGNEPAFGIPWEYDFAGAPWRTQDVVRQIATTLYSATPDGEPGNDDLGALASWYVWAAIGMYPETPGRADLVLSTPMFPSITIRRGSAPPIAISAPRAPADRYVTTLALRGMRAPAPCAGRSYSCAWLPASVLQTGAQLDFTLGSTPNRQWGAAPAAAPRSLTPPRAASGS, from the coding sequence ATGATCACGCACCGGCGCCTCCTCGCGGTCGTGCTCGTCGTCGCGTTCATCGCGGCCGCGTGCTCGGGCGGCGCGGGTCACCGCGCGGCCGGCGGCTCCGAAAGCTCGGCAGTCGTGTCGCCGAGCACGCTCGTCGATCCGTTCATGGGCACCGGTGTCGGCGGCACCGCGGTGGGTCATATCGACGACTCACCCGCGGCCGATCTGCCGTTCGGGATGATCCAGTGGGGTCCCGACACCGCCCCGCACCGCGCCGACGGCGGCGGTTATTCGTCGGGCGACACCGCGATCTCGGGCTTCAGCCTCACGCATCTCAACGGACCCGGTTGCGCGGGGCTCGGCGACGTGCCGATCCTGCCGACGGTGGGCGCGATCGCCGGCTCGCCTGAGACCACGACGGACCGCTTCACGCACGAATCGGAACGCGCGGCGCCCGGTCGGTACGCGGTGCGCCTCACGGATCCCGGCGTCGACGTCGCGCTCGCGGTCACGACGCGCTCGGGGATCGGACGGTTCGTGTTCCCACCGACGGCGAGCGCGAACCTGCTCGTCAAAGTCGCCGACAGCGCGGTACCCGCGCAACGCGCGCACGCGGTTGTGGTCGGCGACCGGGAGATCGACGGCTGGGTCGAGTCCGGGCAGTTCTGCGACGCCATCGGCACCTACCGGCTCGCGTTCGTCGCGCGCTTCGATCGGCCGTTCACGCGCGTCGCGACCTGGCGCGGCACCGCGAGCCAGCCGGGCGCGCGGAGCGTCGACGGGCCGCACACCGGCATCGCGATCACGTTCGACACCCGCTCGTCACGCACCGTCGGCATGAGCGTCGGGGTCTCGTTCGTGAGCATCGCCGGCGCGCGCGCCAACCTCGCGGCCGAGCTGCACGGCCGGGGCCTCGGCGCGGTCGAGCGTGCCGGCACCGCGCGCTGGGACGCCATGCTCGGGCACATCGCGATCGCCGGCGGGCGCGCCGCGGATCGCCGCACGTTCTACTCCGCCTTCTACCGGTCGCTGCTGCACCCGAACGTGTTCAGCGACGACGACGGCCGGTACCCGGGGATGGACGGCCGCGTCCACGTCGCGCGCGGGTGGACGCAGTACACGAACTTCTCGGAGTGGGACGTGTACCGATCACAGATCCCGTTGGTCGCGCTCGTCGCTCCCGACACCGTCGGGCAGATGGTGCATTCGCTCCTCGCGGACTACGAGCAGATCGGACGCCTTCCGAAGTGGGCGTACACCGACGTCGAGACCGGTGAGATGAACGGCGACGCGGCGGATCCGATCATCGCCGAGGCCTATGCGTTCGGCGCGCGGAACTTCGATGCGAACGAAGCGCTTCAGGCGATGGTGCGCGGCGCGACGACGGTCGGTACCGGTCTCGGTTGGGACGTAGAGCGTCAGGATCTCGACGAGTACCTGGCGCGCGGTTGGGTGCAGGTCGACCGGCGCGACCGCACGTCGTTCGATTACACGATCGGCGGCTCCGAGACCCTCGAGTACGCGATCGACGACAGTGCGATCGCGACGTTCGCGAGCGCGATCGGCGACGCGCACACGGCGGCGACCTTCCGCGCGCGTGCCGGGAACTGGCGCCATCTCTTCAACCCTGCGACGGGCTACCTCGCGGCGCGCGACGCCGACGGTCGCTTCCCGAACGGCCCCGCGTTCCAAGGGTCGCCGCTGCCGGGCATCGGCCAGGACGGCTGGGAGGAGGGCAACTCGATCCAGTACACCTGGAGCGTCCCTCAGGATCTCCGAGGCCTCTTCGACGCGATGGGCGGCAACGCGGTCGCGGTGCGGAAGCTCGACTCGTTCTTCCGCGAGCTCAACACGAGTCGCAAGCAGCCGTACGACTGGGCCGGCAACGAGCCCGCGTTCGGCATCCCGTGGGAGTACGACTTCGCGGGTGCGCCGTGGCGGACGCAGGACGTCGTGCGGCAAATCGCGACGACGCTTTACTCCGCGACGCCCGACGGCGAGCCCGGCAACGACGACCTCGGCGCGCTCGCGTCGTGGTACGTGTGGGCGGCCATCGGCATGTACCCGGAGACGCCGGGTCGCGCCGACCTCGTGCTCTCGACACCCATGTTCCCGAGCATCACGATCCGGCGGGGATCGGCGCCGCCGATCGCGATCTCCGCGCCGCGCGCGCCCGCAGATCGCTACGTGACGACGCTCGCCCTGCGCGGGATGCGCGCGCCCGCGCCGTGTGCCGGCCGGTCGTACTCCTGCGCGTGGCTGCCGGCGAGCGTCTTGCAGACCGGTGCGCAGCTCGACTTCACACTCGGTTCGACTCCGAATCGCCAATGGGGCGCGGCACCGGCCGCCGCGCCTCGGTCACTCACGCCGCCGCGCGCTGCAAGCGGATCGTGA
- a CDS encoding cold-shock protein, which yields MAQGTVKFFNADKGFGFISREQGDDVFVHFSNIQGDGYKSLDEGQRVEFDVAPGRKGEEAQNVRVI from the coding sequence GTGGCTCAGGGAACAGTCAAGTTTTTCAATGCAGACAAGGGATTCGGCTTCATCTCGCGCGAGCAGGGTGACGACGTGTTCGTGCACTTCTCCAACATTCAGGGTGACGGCTACAAGAGCCTCGACGAGGGCCAGCGCGTCGAGTTCGACGTGGCGCCCGGCCGTAAGGGCGAGGAAGCGCAGAACGTCCGCGTGATCTGA